One window of the Anguilla rostrata isolate EN2019 chromosome 13, ASM1855537v3, whole genome shotgun sequence genome contains the following:
- the timm17a gene encoding mitochondrial import inner membrane translocase subunit Tim17-A: MEEYAREPCPWRIVDDCGGAFTMGAIGGGIFQAVKGFRNSPAGMNHRLRGSLTAIKTRAPQLGGSFAVWGGLFSMIDCGLVKVREKEDPWNSITSGALTGAILAARNGPVAMVGSAAMGGILLALIEGAGILLTRFASAQFPTSPQFAEEPAPMPAPSFGDYRQYQ; this comes from the exons atggaGGAATATGCACGTGAACCATG TCCCTGGCGGATAGTAGATGACTGTGGCGGCGCATTCACGATGGGAGCCATTGGAGGTGGGATCTTCCAGGCGGTCAAAGGCTTCCGAAATTCACCTGCT GGGATGAACCACAGGTTGCGAGGGAGTTTGACGGCCATAAAGACCCGGGCCCCGCAGTTAGGAG GCAGCTTCGCGGTGTGGGGGGGCCTCTTCTCCATGATCGACTGCGGGCTGGTGAAGGTGCGGGAGAAGGAGGACCCCTGGAACTCCATCACCAGCGGGGCCCTGACCGGGGCCATCCTGGCCGCCAGGA ACGGGCCCGTTGCCATGGTGGGCTCCGCGGCGATGGGGGGCATCCTGCTGGCGCTGATCGAGGGTGCCGGCATCTTGCTCACCAGGTTCGCCTCGGCCCAGTTCCCCACCA GCCCCCAGTTTGCAGAGGAGCCAGCGCCCATGCCGGCCCCCTCGTTCGGGGACTACAGACAGTATCAGTGA
- the lmod1b gene encoding leiomodin-1, with amino-acid sequence MSRRKVRGLTRTGRQVSEDPDIDNLLSTLSPEEVEELEKEVMTVPDTDPNETLGFTPGCRLEKKPSLNNNTEAKQDQCDTKRLPRRELSVEGEPKKESRKQEYLRKMGLSQEGSLPTSASQDGGPQRQGSVSSEGEHNKMEDRNCREPGDLKENRRTPLEKTRREGIRDGEKGNEREEESKKKAENNSKTKELISKLQEKKEEGREKERREEGRKREEGKTKELISRLHEKKEKEESKEKERKDMEMRWKDDRKTRGLVSRLEEKQSPGKEDRAEVKKDRVEGKSNSEQRNELQERERDKPCEKEEKEKEKRERDGGRDKESERGERKAAREEKEKEEKEKKQKENTKEKERDEKERGKDREKESGKEKPSRLSTTEKAGNDQSPVSKTTEEEEDDEASSMFDELLEQVRSNDPAMTELNVNNSEVIKAQTLIQFAEALRDNTHVKTFALANTRADDHVAYAIAGTLRANKTIASVNLDSNHLTSKGIMALVQALQHNATLAELRFHNQRHICGGKTEMEMAKVLKDNTTLLKLGYHFELAGPRMTVTNILSRNMDRQRQRRLQEQKQAQAQANGEKKGGGALEVPKPGGAFLRGSPRASPKASPLPSPLPSPIPSPKVTPKRGGGRGGGGVGGGGVGGGAPPPPAPPPPPPAPLLDGDFLRNSLSPASQRKLDDRGAGRGGGKNSRDQLLASIRSSTVKQLKKVTVPKLLQ; translated from the exons ATGTCCAGGAGGAAGGTGAGGGGGTTAACGCGGACGGGGCGGCAGGTGAGCGAGGACCCCGACATTGATAACTTGCTGTCGACACTGTCGCCCGAGGAGGTGGAGGAACTGGAGAAAGAAGTCATGACCGTGCCTGACACAGACCCGAACGAGACGCTCGGCTTCACACCGGGTTGCAGGCTGGAAAAGAAACCGTCGTTAAACAATAACACGGAGGCCAAGCAGGACCAGTGCGACACCAAGCGACTTCCACGAAGAGAGCTGTCTGTCGAG GGGGAGCCGAAGAAggagagcaggaagcaggagTACCTGAGGAAGATGGGCCTGAGCCAGGAGGGGAGCCTCCCCACGTCGGCCAGCCAAGATGGCGGCCCCCAACGGCAGGGCAGCGTCTCCTCAGAGGGGGAGCACAACAAGATGGAGGACAGAAACTGCCGGGAGCCGGGCGATCTGAAGGAGAATCGGCGCACCCCCCTGGAGAAGACCCGGCGGGAGGGGATTCGGGACGGGGAGaaagggaacgagagagaggaggagagcaaaAAGAAGGCGGAGAACAACAGCAAGACGAAAGAGCTGATCTCCAAACTGCaggagaaaaaggaggagggcagagaaaaggagaggagggaggaggggcggaagagagaggagggaaagacgAAGGAGCTGATCTCCAGGCTGcatgagaagaaagagaaggaggaaagcaaggaaaaggagagaaaagacATGGAGATGAGGTGGAAGGATGACAGGAAGACCAGAGGGCTGGTCTCCAGGCTGGAGGAGAAGCAGAGCCCGGGCAAGGAGGACAGGGCAGAGGTGAAGAAGGACAGAGTAGAGGGGAAAAGCAACAGCGAACAACGGAACGagttgcaggagagagagagggacaagcCGTgtgagaaggaggagaaggagaaggagaagagagagagggatggagggagggataaagagagcgagaggggagagagaaaggcagcgagggaggagaaagagaaggaagagaaggagaaaaaacagaaggaaaatacgaaagagaaagaaagagatgagaaagagagagggaaggatagAGAAAAGGAGTCGGGGAAAGAGAAACCCTCAAGGCTCAGCACTACAGAGAAAGCAGGGAACGACCAGAGCCCGGTCAGCAAGACcacggaggaagaggaggatgacgaAGCTAGCAGCATGTTTGACGAGCTGTTGGAGCAGGTGCGCAGCAACGACCCCGCCATGACCGAGCTCAACGTCAACAACTCCGAGGTCATCAAGGCCCAGACCCTCATCCAGTTCGCCGAGGCGCTGAGGGACAACACGCACGTGAAGACGTTCGCCCTCGCCAACACGCGCGCCGACGACCACGTGGCCTACGCCATCGCGGGGACCCTGCGCGCCAACAAGACCATCGCCAGCGTCAACCTGGACTCCAACCACCTCACCAGCAAGGGCATCATGGCCCTGGTCCAGGCGCTGCAGCACAACGCCACGCTGGCCGAGCTGCGCTTCCACAACCAGCGCCACATCTGCGGCGGGAAGACCGAGATGGAGATGGCCAAGGTGCTGAAGGACAACACCACCCTGCTCAAGCTGGGCTACCACTTCGAGCTGGCCGGCCCCCGCATGACCGTCACCAACATCCTGAGCCGCAACATGGAccggcagcggcagcggcggctgcaggagcagaagcaggcccaggcccaggccaaCGGGGAGAAGAAAGGGGGAGGCGCTCTGGAGGTCCCCAAACCTGGCGGGGCCTTCCTCAGGGGGTCCCCCAGAGCCTCCCCAAAAGCCTCCCCACTGCCGTCCCCGCTGCCATCGCCCATCCCCTCGCCCAAGGTGACCCCTAAGcgcggaggaggaagaggaggaggtggagtgggaggaggaggtgtgggaggcggagccccgcccccgccggccccgcccccgccgcctccCGCGCCCCTGCTGGACGGAGACTTCCTGCGGAACTCCTTGTCTCCCGCGTCGCAGCGGAAGCTGGAcgacaggggggcggggcgagggggcgggaaGAACTCCAGGGACCAGCTGCTGGCATCCATCAGGAGCAGCACCGTCAAACAGCTGAAAAAG GTCACCGTACCAAAGCTCCTGCagtga
- the shisa4 gene encoding protein shisa-4, translating into MLLVAAALPVLATVFSAWQVSADEDCLWYVDKNGTWHTGFDCPLISFCCGTCHRRYCCLDPMKMISERQQKRCMFFQFSPTTIAGIASSILLFVAIVATIVCCFMCSCCYLYQRRVRGRSSYQAQHIPMASYPVDPMYDAYGKPIGPHPGYPMAPQYHPGVPQGPYHPYPPVDPRYGQGAPPPYSPPQYPGI; encoded by the exons ATGTTGCTCGTCGCTGCCGCTTTGCCCGTGCTGGCCACGGTTTTCTCCGCTTGGCAGG TGAGCGCGGACGAGGACTGCCTGTGGTACGTGGATAAGAACGGCACCTGGCACACCGGGTTTGACTGTCCCCTCATCTCCTTCTGCTGCGGGACCTGCCACCGGCGCTACTGCTGCCTGGACCCCATGAAGATGATCTCAGAGAGGCAGCAAAAGCGCTGCATGTTCTTCCAGTTCAG CCCCACCACCATCGCGGGCATCGCCTCCTCCATCCTGCTCTTTGTGGCCATCGTGGCCACCATAGTGTGCTGCTTCATGTGCTCCTGCTGCTACCTGTACCAGCGCCGGGTTCGCGGGAGGTCCTCCTACCAAG CCCAGCACATCCCCATGGCCAGCTACCCGGTGGACCCCATGTACGACGCTTACGGCAAACCCATCGGGCCGCACCCCGGGTACCCCATGGCGCCTCAGTACCACCCCGGCGTGCCCCAGGGCCCCTACCACCCGTACCCGCCGGTGGATCCCAGATACGGCCAGGGAG CACCTCCACCCTACTCCCCACCCCAGTACCCCGGCATCTGA